In Dysidea avara chromosome 3, odDysAvar1.4, whole genome shotgun sequence, a single window of DNA contains:
- the LOC136251555 gene encoding GATOR1 complex protein NPRL3-like gives MAFGVALIVSGSRGNRLLFLHSEAGDISDSKSLLKELSPKILAELLIPNPKATNRNFDLTVDQWRFLGHSKTCNKSQLIFNVVFVLKGSGNGGCCQSVADQLAAGIAHEEKRVGYLTIQTTAMIQILEEQGEGEEAVHGSMSPYKVMVERQCHLACLLQRVLQSIVEKRLSVAERINDWSLVSVLQRPQKLVDGLVRPYHAVLLLEDVQKISSEVPSYCSPTFLRLLKVVSPPTRSLEQISVDADLPLGLVVQLVGHLIEWNKAIAISPLSENNVYSTSQHADEIITDQLKAQFEAEYNGCNLIEFLSYFSQPLPLRDHQLYHQSDDDHIEGQFVHMVSWLLQRHLIVQLHIYIFIISQSCEDDNPSHTSDEDSQLFSKLKKYFNGSHHLEEIMYLEDMTRSELLTLLDKYSSFLVTCTLPVTQ, from the exons ATGGCTTTCGGGGTAGCTCTAATAGTTTCAGGCAGCAGAGGTAATCGACTTTTATTCCTACATTCCGAGGCAG GTGACATTTCTGATAGCAAGTCTTTGTTGAA AGAATTGTCTCCTAAGATATTGGCCGAGCTGCTTATTCCTAATCCTAAAGCAACTAACCGCAACTTTGACTTAACAGTGGATCAATGGCGTTTCCTAGGCCATTCTAAAACATGCAATAAATCTCAACTGATCTTCAATGTTGTTTTTGTTCTAAAG GGGTCAGGTAATGGCGGCTGTTGTCAAAGTGTTGCTGACCAACTAGCAGCTGGAATAGCCCATGAAGAGAAGAGAGTTGGCTACCTTACTATTCAGACCACAGCCATGATACAAATATTGGAAGAACAAGGAGAGGGAG AGGAAGCTGTACATGGATCAATGTCTCCTTACAAGGTAATGGTTGAGCGTCAATGCCACTTAGCCTGTCTACTGCAGCGAGTACTGCAGAG TATAGTAGAGAAGAGACTTAGTGTAGCAGAGAGGATTAATGACTGGAGTTTAGTCAGTGTATTGCAGCGTCCACAAAAG CTAGTGGATGGTTTGGTACGGCCTTATCATGCTGTGCTCTTATTGGAAGATGTTCAAAAGATTTCATCAGAAGTACCTTCTTATTGTAGCCCAACTTTCTTACGGCTGCTAAAGGTTGTGTCGCCCCCAACTAGAAG TCTAGAGCAGATATCAGTGGACGCTGACCTTCCACTTGGACTTGTAGTGCAGCTTGTAGGGCACTTGATAGAATGGAACAAAGCAATAGCCATTTCTCCTTTGAGTGAGAATAATGTCTACTCCACTAGCCAGCATGCAGATGAGATCAT TACAGATCAGTTGAAGGCTCAGTTTGAGGCTGAATATAATGGTTGTAACCTGATTGAGTTCTTGTCCTACTTCTCTCAACCGTTACCACTGCGAGATCACCAGCTATACCATCAGAGTGATGATGATCACATTGAGGGACAATTTGTACATATGGTCAGCTGGTTGTTGCAACGTCACTTGATCGTACAG TTACACATTTATATATTCATCATTTCACAATCTTGTGAAGATGACAACCCATCTCACACAAGCGATGAAGACAGCCAACTGTTCAGCAA GTTGAAGAAATACTTTAATGGCAGTCACCACTTGGAAGAGATTATGTATCTAGAGGACATGACAAGATCAGAATTATTGACATTGTTGGACAAATATAGTTCCTTTCTAGTCACTTGTACCTTGCCAGTAACACAATAA
- the LOC136251556 gene encoding zinc transporter ZIP13-like isoform X2, giving the protein MKLVSVLIVSCWLVSTQAHIHSASNRQRASDAFMSRVGWDTWCYALSSSFLVGMCGIFPLMLDSWLFKMDQENSSMKLVLSFAVGGLLGDVFLHLLPESWGSVSSETTGAWVLVGVISFLMVEKVASCIGDDPSSCGGYLNLAANCTDNFTHGLALAASYSSSHVVGVLTTAAIICHEIPHEVGDFAILLQSGFSKWSAAKAQFFTSFGGLVGVITGFIAERASEDVQWMLSFTAGGFMYISLVSIVPILFKTGVTVMASVTIVEQASCSFVP; this is encoded by the exons ATGAAACTTGTATCGGTATTGATTGTTTCGTGTTGGCTTGTGAGTACTCAAGCTCACATCCACTCTGCTTCCAACAGACAAAGAGCAAGTGATGCGTTCATGTCGCGTGTAGGCTGGGACACATGGTGTTACGCTTTATCTTCTTCATTTCTAGTAGGGATGTGCGGAATTTTCCCGCTAATGTTGGATTCGTGGTTGTTCAAAATGGACCAGGAAAATTCTAGCATGAAACTTGTGTTGAGCTTTGCCGTAGGGGGACTATTAGGAGATGTGTTCCTCCACTTGTTGCCGGAGAGTTGGGGTAGTGTGAGCAGTGAGACTACTGGTGCCTGGGTGTTGGTGGGGGTGATCAGTTTTTTGATGGTGGAGAAAGTGGCATCATGTATTGGAGATGACCCCAGCAGTTGTGGAGGCTACCTCAACTTAGCTGCTAATTGTACAGATAACTTCACTCATGGACTAGCTTTGGCAGCTAGTTACAGTAGCAGCCATGTTGTAGGTGTATTGACAACAGCTGCTATCATTTGTCATGAAATACCTCATGAAGTTGGTGACTTTGCCATCTTATTGCAGTCTGGTTTCTCAAAATGGAGTGCAGCTAAAGCACAGTTCTTTACATCATTTGGTGGATTAGTTGGTGTAATAACAGGATTTATAGCTGAACGAGCCAGTGAAGATGTTCAGTGGATGTTGTCATTTACTGCTGGAGGATTTATGTACATATCACTAGTTTCCATAGTACCCATTCTATTCAAAACTG GCGTTACTGTAATGGCATCGGTGACGATAGTAGAACAAGCAAGTTGCAGTTTTGTACCATAA
- the LOC136251556 gene encoding zinc transporter ZIP13-like isoform X1: MKLVSVLIVSCWLVSTQAHIHSASNRQRASDAFMSRVGWDTWCYALSSSFLVGMCGIFPLMLDSWLFKMDQENSSMKLVLSFAVGGLLGDVFLHLLPESWGSVSSETTGAWVLVGVISFLMVEKVASCIGDDPSSCGGYLNLAANCTDNFTHGLALAASYSSSHVVGVLTTAAIICHEIPHEVGDFAILLQSGFSKWSAAKAQFFTSFGGLVGVITGFIAERASEDVQWMLSFTAGGFMYISLVSIVPILFKTGNHKLFVLQFILLLLGVTVMASVTIVEQASCSFVP, encoded by the coding sequence ATGAAACTTGTATCGGTATTGATTGTTTCGTGTTGGCTTGTGAGTACTCAAGCTCACATCCACTCTGCTTCCAACAGACAAAGAGCAAGTGATGCGTTCATGTCGCGTGTAGGCTGGGACACATGGTGTTACGCTTTATCTTCTTCATTTCTAGTAGGGATGTGCGGAATTTTCCCGCTAATGTTGGATTCGTGGTTGTTCAAAATGGACCAGGAAAATTCTAGCATGAAACTTGTGTTGAGCTTTGCCGTAGGGGGACTATTAGGAGATGTGTTCCTCCACTTGTTGCCGGAGAGTTGGGGTAGTGTGAGCAGTGAGACTACTGGTGCCTGGGTGTTGGTGGGGGTGATCAGTTTTTTGATGGTGGAGAAAGTGGCATCATGTATTGGAGATGACCCCAGCAGTTGTGGAGGCTACCTCAACTTAGCTGCTAATTGTACAGATAACTTCACTCATGGACTAGCTTTGGCAGCTAGTTACAGTAGCAGCCATGTTGTAGGTGTATTGACAACAGCTGCTATCATTTGTCATGAAATACCTCATGAAGTTGGTGACTTTGCCATCTTATTGCAGTCTGGTTTCTCAAAATGGAGTGCAGCTAAAGCACAGTTCTTTACATCATTTGGTGGATTAGTTGGTGTAATAACAGGATTTATAGCTGAACGAGCCAGTGAAGATGTTCAGTGGATGTTGTCATTTACTGCTGGAGGATTTATGTACATATCACTAGTTTCCATAGTACCCATTCTATTCAAAACTGGTAACCATAAATTGTTTGTTCTACAATTCATCTTGTTACTGTTAGGCGTTACTGTAATGGCATCGGTGACGATAGTAGAACAAGCAAGTTGCAGTTTTGTACCATAA